The genomic DNA CAATCGTGATCATGATGACTTGGCCGGTGGAGTTTCGTTTGACGGATGCGTTGATTTCGGGCCTGTGCCGCGTTGCTCGGCGATTTTAACCCGATAGACGACATTCGCGAAGGGTTGGTTCGCGGTGGCCCAACGCTGCAAGCTCTCTCACCAACGGCACTGGTCGCTTTGCGATGGCGGCTGCGCTGTGGCGGGTATCCCATCCGACAGCGTCCAACAACGGACGAATTGTCACAGTTGACATCGTTCCCCAGAAGACCTACAAAAGCTGCACCAAACATGCATCTTTAGCGATCGATGCGAACCTTGCTCCCCTTTCTGCGAACAGGAGACTCTGGAATGAAACGAATCTCACTTAAAGTCCGTCTGGCGACACTGGCCGTCGCTGCGATTGGTAGTTTTCAGGTGATCACCTCCCCCACCGCACCGGCTCAGGACCCGGCACCCAACGCGAAAGCGGTTCAGCGGTCGCGGCAGACCGTGCAAACGCTCGACAACATCTTCAAGCAAACGATCGTTTTGGTGACCGACAAATACGTCAACGACGATGACGACTTTGCCGCCGGAAGCGCCGCAGTCCTGCTGTTCAAAAACATCTCCGAGGGGAGCGACAATACGATCCGCTTGATCGACGCCACCGGCGATCCCTACGATTCGGACAACGTCGCCAAAGACGACTTTGAAAAATCGGGTATCAAGAAATTGAAAGCGGGTGCGAAGACTGTCGATCAAGTGGTCGTCCGCGACGGCAAACATTATCTGCGCGCGTTGACTCCCGTCCCCGTGGTGATGCAAAAATGTGTAATGTGCCACGCGCATTACGCTGACGCCAAACCAGGCGAACCGATCGGAGCGATCAGCTACACCGTGCCGATCCAATAGTTCGGCAACCACTCAGGCAATGCCGCTTGCGATACCGCGACGCGGCAACAACCAGACGCTTCGTTTTCCCCGGAGCGTCTTTCCATCAACTCGACAACAACGAGACATTCCACCGCCACACCCACAACGAGGAACACGACACATGTCGGAACCGGAGCCAAAAAAATCAAAAGTCGAAGTGATCAAAGAGGCTAGTTGTGGGTTGCGTGGTTCGATCGCCGACGAATTGGCCGATGCCGCTACCGACCATGTTGCCGATGCCACAACCAAGCTGCTGAAATTTCACGGCACCTACCAACAGGACGACCGCGACCTGCGAACGCCTCGCCGAAAAGAAGGGCTTGGCAAAGCCTATTCCTTCATGGTTCGCAATCGCATCCCCGGCGGCAAGATCACCGCCGCACAGTTTCTCGGGGAACTGGACATCGCCGATGAACTGGGCAATGGAACGATCCGGATCACGACGCGACAGAGCATCCAGTTGCACGGGGTGGTGAAAGCCAATCTCTGGAGCACGATTCATCGCATCAATGAGATCAAGCTCTCCACGCAATCGGCTTGCGGCGACGTGACGCGCAACGTCTGCTGTTGCCCGGCACCGCTGCGCCACAACGGGCTCCGCGATCGCTTGCAGGAAATCGCCGACGAGATCGCTGTCCACGTGCGGCCAAAGACGCAAGCCTATCATGAAATCTGGATCAAGGATCCGCAGTCGGGTGAACGCCAGCAGGTCGTCGGCCCGCCGGATGAACCCGAACCCGATCCGATCTATGGCAAAGCCTATCTGCCGCGGAAATTTAAGATCGGCCTCGCCCTCAGCGATGACAACTGCATCGACGTCTACGACAACGACCTCGGCCTACTGGGCGTTACCAACGGGGACGAACTGGTGGGATTCAACGTTTTGGTTGGCGGCGGCATGGGGACGACTCCCAGCAAGAAGAACTGCTTCCCCGCGCTCGCGCATCGGTTGACTTTTGTCACGCCCGACCAATTGCTTCCGATCATCACCGCGATCATCCTGGTGCAACGCGACTTCGGCAACCGCGCCGACCGCAGCCAAGCCCGGATGAAATATCTGATCCACAACCTGGGTCTCGCGGCGTTTAAGGCGAAAGTCGAATCGTACCTTTCCACAGCCGAATCGATCTGCGGCGTCCCCGATGGCAGCTTGCCACGTCCGCTGCCCGCTCCCGATCCGGCCGACGTGACACGACACGATGATCACATGGGCTGGCACGCTCAAGGAGACGGTAAGTTCTTCTTGGGTCTGCCGATCGAAAACGGTCGAGTCAAAGACGATGGCCCGCTGCAACTGAAGACAGCTCTTCGCAAGCTGTTCACCGACCATGTCAGCAACGCTCGACTGACCGCTCAGCAAAACATCTTGTTGTGCGATCTCGAAGAAGATCAACGCGACACGATCCAACAACTGTTGGCCGAACACGGCGTTGTCACCGTCGATCAGATCAGCAACGCCCGGCGGTTTTCTTTCGCCTGTCCCGCGCTGCCAACCTGCGGCTTGGCGATTACCGAAAGCGAACGCGTGTTGCCGACTGTGATCGGCGCGGTCGAAGCCGAACTCAGCTCTCTTGGGTTGGCGGACGAACAGTTCACGATCCGGATGACCGGATGTCCCAACGGCTGTGCCCGACCTTATAACGCCGACATCGGTCTGGTTGGCCGTAGTGCCGACGGCAAGACGGGCGAAGGCCGCTACACGGTGTTCATCGGTGGCAACCTGCTGGGAACGCGAATGAACAAAGTCTTCAAGGATCAGGTTCCGATGAGCCGGATCGTCGACGAATTGCGTCCCGTGCTGGTTCATTTCAAACAGCACCGAACCGCGGGGGAGAGTCTTGGCGATTTCTGCAATCGCGTCGGCGTCGAAGCGTTGTTGCAGTTAGATCAAGAAACGTGAGCCCTCGAGAACTGAGTTAATGAAAACCGATTTGGACCTCGCCCAATTCGTTCAATGTGTTGGCGATGCCATCATCGCCGTCGATCGCCGCGGCGAGATCATCTTGTGGAATCCCGGAGCCGTTCGCTTGTTGGGGCACAGCGCCGACGAAGTCCTCGGCAAATCGATGGACTTCTTTATTCCCCACGCTTCGCGAAAACCACACTGGGACGGTTTTCATAGTGCGATCGCGTCGGGGCAGACGCATCTGGGGACCAACCTGATCCGCGTTCCAGCACTCCACAAGAACGGCCAGACGATCCGGATCGCGCTGACCGTTGGGATCTTGCGCGACGCGGAGGATCAAATCGAAGCGATCGGTGCGATCATCCGCGAAGACCTGCAAGCACCGAAACAAACGGATTAGTCCTGCCGGCTCTGGTCCCTCGCTACGCTTGATCATTCGCTGTGGGCGGAGGGGATTCGGCAGCATCGCCGGGAAAGATCGGATGCAACACGACCGGCAGCACCCGCAGGACAGGTTGCGGCGTGGGATCGATAGTGCTTGCCGCGGCATCCAATACATTCATGCTGTTCTGGCGCATCAACTGACACGAAAGCCCAAACTGCCACTCGCTGGAAAAGCTCCGATCGTCGGCAGCTTGCTGAAACAGCTCCGCCGCTCGCCGCGCGTGCCGGCGCACGCCAACCAGTTTCCCCTGCCGCGCTTTGACACCGGCCGCGGCGAGTTTGATCAGCCCCTTCAGAAACGTCGCCGCAGGGCCGACGCGGCCAGCAGCGATCCACAGCGACTCCCACGCTTCATGCGCTTCCCAGACGTAGCCGTGGTTAAACAGATCGACCGCCCAACAATAAACGTTGTGACATTCCGCCGCGTCGGCTGGATCGAGCGAATCGTCCGACGATCCCCAACTGTGCCCACGTGGATCCGAAATCGGATGAGGATGCATGCCGGGCACAAACGCATAACAAGGAAATGGCAGGGACGTTAACCGCGCTGGCAAGGGCGGCAACGCGGACGGTTCGGATTTGTTCATGTAGCTTTCTCGCGGTCAAAAAGCCCCACCGACCACACACCCCCACAACAGAAACAACCTGGCCGCCACTAGAGCGTAAACTCGTTGTTACTCGGATGCCTGAGTTCTAAGCAATACTCTGCTTACGGAGAAGGCAGAGGGCGACAACAGCTTGTTTTTTTACCTTTTGCGAATATAACTAATTAGTGAAGTGCAAACGATCAAACGGCTGACCGAACCACCCTAAACCGGCACACGGTAAACGATCGATCCAACGGCCAATTGCCAAGCACTCCCTCACCTCCCGCACGCTACAGTGCTCCCCTCCCCCACACGAACCAAACGCTGATTCTTTGGCATTCAACGTGCTTATTTCTTTTGGTTCCAGTCTACGCTTACTTCCCCCTATCCGTTAATCAGGAGCTGCCTTCATGAGAAAACTGTCTCATTCCCCCACCACCCCACGCCTGCAATCCCCCCACGCCCCTCGTCCCACCTTGGGTTTCACGCTTGTCGAACTTTTGGTCGTGATCGCGATCATCGGCATCTTGGTCGGACTGTTGCTGCCCGCCGTTCAAGCCGCTCGCGAAGCCGCCCGTCGGATGTCATGTTCCA from Rosistilla oblonga includes the following:
- a CDS encoding NADPH-dependent assimilatory sulfite reductase hemoprotein subunit encodes the protein MSEPEPKKSKVEVIKEASCGLRGSIADELADAATDHVADATTKLLKFHGTYQQDDRDLRTPRRKEGLGKAYSFMVRNRIPGGKITAAQFLGELDIADELGNGTIRITTRQSIQLHGVVKANLWSTIHRINEIKLSTQSACGDVTRNVCCCPAPLRHNGLRDRLQEIADEIAVHVRPKTQAYHEIWIKDPQSGERQQVVGPPDEPEPDPIYGKAYLPRKFKIGLALSDDNCIDVYDNDLGLLGVTNGDELVGFNVLVGGGMGTTPSKKNCFPALAHRLTFVTPDQLLPIITAIILVQRDFGNRADRSQARMKYLIHNLGLAAFKAKVESYLSTAESICGVPDGSLPRPLPAPDPADVTRHDDHMGWHAQGDGKFFLGLPIENGRVKDDGPLQLKTALRKLFTDHVSNARLTAQQNILLCDLEEDQRDTIQQLLAEHGVVTVDQISNARRFSFACPALPTCGLAITESERVLPTVIGAVEAELSSLGLADEQFTIRMTGCPNGCARPYNADIGLVGRSADGKTGEGRYTVFIGGNLLGTRMNKVFKDQVPMSRIVDELRPVLVHFKQHRTAGESLGDFCNRVGVEALLQLDQET
- a CDS encoding c-type heme family protein, which gives rise to MKRISLKVRLATLAVAAIGSFQVITSPTAPAQDPAPNAKAVQRSRQTVQTLDNIFKQTIVLVTDKYVNDDDDFAAGSAAVLLFKNISEGSDNTIRLIDATGDPYDSDNVAKDDFEKSGIKKLKAGAKTVDQVVVRDGKHYLRALTPVPVVMQKCVMCHAHYADAKPGEPIGAISYTVPIQ
- a CDS encoding PAS domain-containing protein, with the translated sequence MKTDLDLAQFVQCVGDAIIAVDRRGEIILWNPGAVRLLGHSADEVLGKSMDFFIPHASRKPHWDGFHSAIASGQTHLGTNLIRVPALHKNGQTIRIALTVGILRDAEDQIEAIGAIIREDLQAPKQTD
- a CDS encoding DUF309 domain-containing protein, producing MHPHPISDPRGHSWGSSDDSLDPADAAECHNVYCWAVDLFNHGYVWEAHEAWESLWIAAGRVGPAATFLKGLIKLAAAGVKARQGKLVGVRRHARRAAELFQQAADDRSFSSEWQFGLSCQLMRQNSMNVLDAAASTIDPTPQPVLRVLPVVLHPIFPGDAAESPPPTANDQA